A region from the Benincasa hispida cultivar B227 chromosome 8, ASM972705v1, whole genome shotgun sequence genome encodes:
- the LOC120082828 gene encoding polyphenol oxidase, chloroplastic-like has protein sequence MASLSTPMPLALPSATTTTTAGGGASFGPFCRNKKVPSSTIHKTNKLVITCSGSNGNANGEKSNNSLWPGKFIDRREALIGLGGLYGTASSTFGADPFALADPVETPDPAKCHVIKNLTKDIKELNCCPPSTDNVKPFLKLRVRKAAQSLDKEYIEKYKEAVALMRALPDDDPRSFKQQADVHCAYCNGGYNQLGFSVELQVHFSWLFFPFHRYYLYFHERILGSLIKDPDFALPFWNYDAPEGMEIPKIFTDESSSLYDAFRDGLHQPPTLVVLDYNKIDPDVPRQTQIDNNLTIMHRQVVSGATTPLLFFGQPYRSGKQPNPGMGTVENIPHTPIHVWTGDRNQSSGIDMGAFFSAARDPIFYAHHANVDRFWTIWKTLGGKRRDIKDTDFLNASFIFYDENCEAVRVYVKDCLDTRALGYVYDDTVKIPWLETPPTPRVPRKTKKLKKKSVGQMGKLPSVLDKIVRFEVKRPKKSRSKKEKEDEEEILVIDGIEFDGNKCIKFDVFINDEDDTEIRANNSEFAGSFVNLPHAKGSSMKINTSLRLGISKVLEDLNADDDDNIIVTLVPRFGDEPPIIQDIRIEYDA, from the exons ATGGCCTCTCTATCTACTCCCATGCCGCTAGCACTTCCCTCTGCTACAACAACAACCACCGCCGGCGGCGGCGCCTCATTTGGCCCGTTTTGTCGTAATAAAAAAGTCCCATCTTCCACCATTCACAAAACCAATAAGTTAGTCATTACGTGTAGCGGCTCCAATGGCAATGCCAATGGTGAGAAAAGCAACAACTCATTATGGCCAGGCAAGTTTATTGACCGGAGAGAAGCGCTTATTGGGCTAGGCGGTCTGTATGGCACAGCTTCAAGTACTTTTGGAGCTGATCCCTTTGCCTTGGCAGATCCAGTCGAAACCCCCGACCCGGCCAAGTGTCATGTAATCAAGAACTTGACCAAAGACATCAAGGAATTGAATTGCTGCCCACCGTCCACCGATAACGTAAAACCATTTCTCAAACTGCGGGTTAGAAAGGCAGCACAATCATTAGATAAAGagtatattgaaaaatataaggAAGCCGTAGCGCTTATGAGGGCGCTGCCTGATGATGACCCACGTAGTTTTAAGCAACAAGCTGATGTTCACTGTGCTTATTGTAATGGAGGTTATAATCAATTGGGGTTTTCAGTTGAATTACAAGTTCATTTCTCGTGGCTGTTTTTTCCATTCCATCGTTATTATCTTTACTTTCATGAGAGAATATTGGGGTCGTTGATTAAGGATCCTGATTTTGCTTTGCCGTTTTGGAATTATGATGCTCCGGAAGGGATGGAAATACCGAAAATCTTCACGGATGAAAGTTCGTCGCTTTATGATGCATTTCGTGACGGTCTTCACCAGCCGCCGACATTGGTGGTTTTGGATTACAATAAGATTGACCCAGATGTGCCCAGACAAACTCAAATTGACAACAATCTAACTATTATGCATCGCCAGGTCGTGTCCGGCGCCACTACGCCCTTGCTCTTTTTTGGCCAGCCTTATCGATCTGGTAAACAACCAAATCCAG GAATGGGGACAGTGGAAAACATTCCTCACACTCCAATTCATGTGTGGACCGGTGACCGGAATCAATCTAGCGGAATAGACATGGGAGCCTTCTTCTCCGCGGCTAGAGATCCCATCTTCTACGCCCACCACGCCAACGTGGACCGATTTTGGACTATATGGAAAACCCTAGGCGGAAAACGGCGAGACATTAAAGATACTGATTTCCTAAACGCTTCCTTTATATTCTATGATGAAAATTGTGAAGCCGTTCGAGTATATGTGAAAGATTGTCTAGATACAAGAGCCCTCGGATACGTCTACGATGACACCGTAAAAATTCCGTGGCTCGAAACACCTCCGACCCCACGAGTGCCACGGAAAACCAAAAAACTCAAGAAGAAATCTGTTGGGCAAATGGGGAAGTTACCGTCGGTTTTGGACAAGATTGTCCGCTTCGAAGTGAAGAGGCCGAAGAAATCGAGGAGTAAGAAGGAGAAAGAGGATGAAGAGGAGATTTTGGTGATTGATGGGATTGAGTTTGATGGAAACAAATGTATTAAGTTTGATGTTTTCATCAATGATGAGGATGATACGGAAATTAGAGCAAATAATTCTGAGTTTGCAGGGAGCTTTGTGAACTTGCCTCATGCGAAAGGCAGTAGCATGAAAATAAATACAAGCCTTAGGTTAGGGATAAGTAAAGTGCTTGAGGATTTGAATGCGGATGATGATGACAACATTATTGTTACTTTAGTCCCTAGGTTTGGAGATGAGCCCCCCATCATTCAGGACATCAGGATTGAATATGATGCATAA
- the LOC120084144 gene encoding uncharacterized mitochondrial protein AtMg00810-like has protein sequence MTQEFEMTDIGLMSYYLGIEVKQPDECIFISQERHAREILEQFKMINSSLVTTPIEVGIKLPKYEEGDVVDPLYFKSLIGSLRYLTCTRQYNLFSVGLISRFMESPTITHLKVGKSLHYLKGTLDYRLFYSSSKEFKLQGYYDSDWAEDVNDRKSTSEYVFFVGNTAFTWSFKKQPIVTLSTCEA, from the coding sequence ATGACCCAAGAATTTGAAATGACAGATATTGGGCTGATGTCATATTATCTTGGTATTGAGGTGAAACAACCAGATGAATGTATTTTTATCTCTCAAGAACGACATGCTAGAGAAATTCTAGAGCAATTTAAGATGATCAATTCTAGTCTTGTCACAACTCCAATTGAAGTTGGGATAAAACTACCCAAATATGAAGAAGGGGATGTTGTTGATCCTTTATATTTCAAAAGCTTAATTGGAAGTTTGAGATATTTGACTTGCACACGACAATATAATCTTTTTAGCGTTGGATTGATTAGTCGATTTATGGAATCTCCTACAATTACTCatttgaaagtgggaaaaagTCTTCATTACCTCAAAGGTACACTTGATTAtagattattttattcttcatctAAAGAATTCAAGCTTCAAGGTTATTATGATAGTGACTGGGCTGAAGATGTTAATGATCGAAAAAGTACAAGTGAATATGTGTTCTTTGTTGGTAATACTGCATTTACTTGGAGTTTTAAGAAGCAACCTATTGTGACATTATCTACTTGCGAGGCATAA